One part of the Malus sylvestris chromosome 2, drMalSylv7.2, whole genome shotgun sequence genome encodes these proteins:
- the LOC126587739 gene encoding uncharacterized protein LOC126587739 yields the protein MAHPLASRPPTTAAAATISTAATNKTTRYRSVGFRNVSASHQASDDPHAAKNNLVNRRTVGLGLAAAALSFNVSNPNSSANAAARRPPPPPAEEKEKRDPNVSGVLAKVLASKKRKEAMKQSVAKLRDKGKPIQEPSE from the exons ATGGCGCATCCACTTGCGTCACGGCCACCTACCACCGCCGCAGCAGCAACAATCTCAACGGCGGCAACTAACAAGACTACCCGTTACCGGTCAGTTGGTTTCCGAAATGTCAGTGCTTCCCATCAAGCTTCCGATGACCCTCATGCCGCGAAAAATAATCTCGTTAACCGCAG GACTGTGGGTTTGGGTTTGGCGGCTGCTGCTCTGAGCTTCAATGTGAGTAACCCAAATTCAAGTGCAAATGCGGCAGCCAGGAGGCCTCCGCCGCCTCCGGcggaggagaaggagaaaagggaCCCTAATGTGAGCGGTGTTTTAGCAAAAGTGCTAGCAAGCAAAAAGAGGAAGGAGGCCATGAAACAATCTGTGGCCAAACTAAGAGACAAAGGGAAGCCTATCCAAGAGCCATCTGAatag
- the LOC126587718 gene encoding 60S ribosomal protein L5-1-like gives MPFVKSQKSRAYFKRFQVKYKRRREGKTDYRARIRLINQDKNKYNTPKYRFVVRFTNKDIVAQIVSASIAGDLVLAAAYAHELPHYGLEVGLTNYAAAYCTGLLLARRVLKKLEMDDEYEGNVEATGEDYSVEPAESRRPFRALLDVGLIRTTTGNRVFGALKGALDGGLDIPHSEKRFAGFSKDSKQLDAEVHRKYIYGGHVAAYMTTLADDEPEKFQSHFSEYIKKGIEADNIEELYKKVHAAIRADPTIKKTEKPAPQEHKRYNLKKLTFDERKKKLVERLKAFNEAGNDENSDDDDEY, from the exons ATG CCGTTCGTCAAGTCTCAGAAGTCTAGGGCTTACTTCAAGAGGTTTCAAGTCAAGTATAAGAGAAGGAGag AGGGGAAGACCGACTACCGTGCCAGGATTAGGCTCATTAACCAAGACAAGAACAAGTACAACACACCCAAGTATCGGTTCGTTGTGCGATTT ACCAACAAGGATATTGTTGCCCAGATTGTATCTGCCAGCATTGCTGGCGATTTGGTTCTCGCTGCAGCCTATGCCCATGAGCTGCCACACTATGGACTTGAAGTTGGTCTGACAAACTATGCAGCAG CCTACTGCACTGGCCTACTCTTGGCTCGTCGTGTGCTGAAAAAGCTTGAAATGGATGACGAATATGAGGGAAATGTTGAG GCAACTGGTGAGGATTATTCTGTAGAGCCAGCTGAGAGCAGGAGGCCATTCCGTGCTCTTCTTGATGTTGGCCTGATCAGGACCACCACAGGAAATCGTGTATTCGGTGCCTTGAAG GGTGCTTTGGATGGGGGTTTGGATATCCCTCACAGTGAAAAGAGGTTTGCCGGTTTCTCCAAGGATAGCAAGCAACTTGACGCTGAGGTTCATCGCAAGTACATCTATGGTGGCCATGTTGCTGCATACATGACA ACTTTGGCGGATGATGAGCCAGAGAAATTCCAGAGTCACTTCAGTGAATATATTAAGAAAGGTATTGAAGCGGATAACATCGAGGAGCTGTACAAGAAAGTTCATGCTGCCATCCGTGCTGATCCTACAATTAAGAAGACTGAGAAGCCGGCCCCTCAAGAGCACAAGAG GTACAACCTCAAGAAGCTTACCTTTgacgagaggaagaagaagttggTTGAGAGGTTGAAGGCCTTCAATGAAGCTGGTAACGATGAAAACAGTGACGATGATGATGAGTACTAA
- the LOC126587708 gene encoding mitogen-activated protein kinase homolog NTF4 produces MEGGGRSADTMMSEAAPPSQPDPNHPQQHPPPPHQAMGGVESIPATLSHGGRFIQYNIFGNVFEVTAKYKPPIMPIGKGAYGIVCSALNSETNEHVAVKKIANAFDNRIDAKRTLREIKLLRHMDHENVVAIRDIIPPPQRNFFNDVYIAYELMDTDLHQIIRSNQALSEEHCQYFLYQILRGLKYIHSANVLHRDLKPSNLLLNANCDLKICDFGLARVTSETDFMTEYVVTRWYRAPELLLNSSDYTAAIDVWSVGCIFMELMDRKPLFPGRDHVHQLRLLMELIGTPSEAELQFLNENAKRYIRQLPLYRRQSFTEKFPHVHPSAIDLVEKMLTFDPTRRITVEDALAHPYLTSLHDISDEPVCLTPFSFDFEQHALSEEQMKELIYREALAFNPEYQRQ; encoded by the exons ATGGAGGGAGGAGGGCGATCGGCGGACACGATGATGTCAGAGGCGGCGCCACCGTCGCAACCGGACCCTAACCACCCACAGCAACATCCTCCACCGCCACATCAGGCGATGGGGGGAGTGGAGAGCATTCCGGCCACGCTCAGCCACGGCGGCCGATTCATTCAGTACAATATCTTCGGCAACGTCTTTGAGGTCACCGCCAAGTACAAGCCCCCCATCATGCCCATCGGTAAAGGCGCATACGGCATCGTTTG CTCGGCTCTGAATTCGGAGACGAACGAGCACGTTGCGGTAAAGAAGATTGCGAATGCATTCGACAACAGGATCGATGCGAAGAGGACGCTGAGAGAGATCAAGCTGCTGCGACATATGGATCATGAGAATGTTGTTGCGATTCGGGATATAATCCCTCCGCCGCAGAGGAACTTCTTCAATGATGTGTACATTGCGTATGAGCTCATGGACACTGACCTCCATCAAATCATTCGATCCAATCAAGCTCTATCCGAGGAGCACTGTCAG TATTTCTTATATCAGATCCTCCGAGGATTGAAATACATTCACTCTGCAAATGTTCTGCACAGGGACTTAAAACCTAGCAATCTTCTCCTAAATGCCAATTGTGACTTAAAAATATGCGATTTTGGACTAGCTCGAGTCACCTCGGAGACTGATTTTATGACTGAGTATGTTGTTACCAGATGGTACCGTGCCCCAGAGCTACTGTTAAACTCTTCAGATTACACTGCAGCTATTGATGTATGGTCAGTAGGTTGTATATTTATGGAATTGATGGATAGGAAGCCATTATTTCCTGGCAGAGATCACGTGCATCAGCTTCGTCTGCTTATGGAG CTGATTGGCACCCCATCAGAGGCTGAGCTGCAATTTCTAAATGAAAATGCGAAGAGATACATTCGGCAGCTTCCTCTCTACCGTCGACAGTCATTTACTGAGAAGTTTCCTCACGTCCATCCTTCAGCAATTGATCTTGTTGAAAAGATGTTGACATTTGATCCTACTCGGAGAATTACTG TTGAAGATGCCCTAGCTCACCCCTATTTAACATCTCTCCATGACATCAGTGATGAGCCTGTTTGCTTGACTCCCTTCAGCTTCGACTTTGAGCAGCATGCACTCTCTGAGGAACAGATGAAAGAGCTGATCTACCGAGAGGCACTTGCATTTAACCCCGAGTACCAGCGACAGTGA